One Thermodesulfobium sp. 4217-1 genomic window, ATACTCCACCTGCTCTTGAGAAATTGGACCAATGGATGCCTCATGAGAAAGGTGTGCCCTTACAGAGCCTTCTGATACCAGAGCAGGAATTGCATACATCGTTGCCTCTTTTGAAAAGACTATGCCTCTGCAGTCAAGATGAGCCATACAAACTTCCTTTGTCTTTGCAATCATATCTCCTCTTGAATATATTACGCTCTGATCTGCTGCTATAGTCCTCGCAATCGACTCAGCGCGAGTGTTTGGAGCTTCAAGATACATCTTCGAACCAAGGTCGATATAAGAATCTTTTAATCCATATATTACATTGTTAAATTGAGCAGCAGCATTTTTGCCAGTGAGATAGACATTTGGTGCCGATTGAATTGATTTTACAGGCTTCATAAGAATATAATTGTTAACAAATTTGGCGTCCTCTTCAAGGTGAATGCTCGTTCTTGGCCTTACGTCAAAATTATCTGCCCAGTTGTGAATCATTGTAAAGGTTAGACTACCACCCTTTTTCACATAGAATTCACTAATTCCAAGATGAATGCCTTCAGCATCGTTCTTTGAAAGAGAGCACCCTGTAATAACGTTTAGAGATGCGCCCTCTTCGACGATGATGATATTGTGGACGTTTTGGCTTATGTTGTTCTCATCCACGAGCAAACACGCTTGCAAAGGGTATTCTATATGCTGATTTGGGAAAACCCTCATAAAATATCCGTGCGAAGGATTAAGTGCAACCGCAGCGGTGTATTTGTCCTGATCAGGCTTAACTATCCTCCAAAAATAATCCTCAATAAAATCAAATTTTTCTACCGCGTCATCTGTGCTCATTATCTGGAGCTGATCTTTATACTTTTCATTGAGACTCTCATATATTACGCTATGGTTTAGCTGAACAAATGAGCCACTTCTGACATCTTCTTTTATATCCATACCGCTCATAATAGCGGCTTCCATAGTTTGGGCCTTTAAAGATGACAGGTTCTCAACTCTATCTCTTTGGGCAAGCTCTTTAAATCTTTCCAGATCAACGTCAGGACCTAATAGAGCCTTTTTATCCTTTGCAGCAGCAGCTAACGATTTTATTTCAGAAAGCCTATTTTCACTTATTGGCATACCTGACACCCCTTATAACCATTTCGCTTTATTTCATTTAGCATATCTCTTGGATTACCGCTACATATTACCCTACCGTTTATGAAAATATAACCCTTGTCAGCGTTAACGAAGTCAAGAATATAGCCTGTATGGGTTATTATCAAGGCACCCCTTTTGGGGCTTCTCACCTTATCTTTGCCAAGCAAATGATTTATGGCATGGCCTACAAGAGCAATATTCTCCATATCCACGCCCGATTCGGGCTCATCTATAAGCACAAATTCAGGTTTTTGTAACATA contains:
- a CDS encoding SufD family Fe-S cluster assembly protein; its protein translation is MPISENRLSEIKSLAAAAKDKKALLGPDVDLERFKELAQRDRVENLSSLKAQTMEAAIMSGMDIKEDVRSGSFVQLNHSVIYESLNEKYKDQLQIMSTDDAVEKFDFIEDYFWRIVKPDQDKYTAAVALNPSHGYFMRVFPNQHIEYPLQACLLVDENNISQNVHNIIIVEEGASLNVITGCSLSKNDAEGIHLGISEFYVKKGGSLTFTMIHNWADNFDVRPRTSIHLEEDAKFVNNYILMKPVKSIQSAPNVYLTGKNAAAQFNNVIYGLKDSYIDLGSKMYLEAPNTRAESIARTIAADQSVIYSRGDMIAKTKEVCMAHLDCRGIVFSKEATMYAIPALVSEGSVRAHLSHEASIGPISQEQVEYLMSRGINKDDAVSLITTGFLNLNIPYIPKFIDNKIKDIINATAKDAL